From Flavobacterium arcticum, the proteins below share one genomic window:
- a CDS encoding carboxymuconolactone decarboxylase family protein, giving the protein MADIVEEFNEYRQKMNDKLLTDNNKIIKRIFNLDTNAYMEGALDVKTKELLGLTALAVLRCDDCIKYHLETCHKEGLSKEQVMEALSIATLVGGTIVVPHLRRAYEFWEALENNAK; this is encoded by the coding sequence ATGGCTGATATAGTAGAAGAATTTAATGAGTACCGTCAGAAAATGAATGACAAGCTACTCACTGATAATAATAAAATTATTAAACGTATCTTTAATCTTGATACTAATGCCTACATGGAGGGTGCACTTGATGTGAAAACCAAAGAACTACTGGGACTTACAGCATTGGCAGTATTGCGTTGTGATGATTGCATTAAATATCATTTAGAGACCTGCCATAAAGAAGGATTGAGTAAAGAACAAGTTATGGAAGCCCTTAGCATAGCAACACTTGTAGGTGGTACTATTGTGGTACCACACCTAAGAAGAGCTTATGAATTTTGGGAAGCATTAGAAAATAATGCTAAATAA
- the tatC gene encoding twin-arginine translocase subunit TatC, which produces MAKKEKKSPSEMSFIDHLEELRWLLVRSTLAIIVCGSIAFAFSSFIFDEIIFAPINGDFVTYRFFCDLANTYGLDKSFCMEKLPFEIQSRTMDGQFSTDIWTSIAAGFILGFPIILWEFWKFIRPALYDTERKYAVAFLFSTSVLFFSGILFGYYIITPLSLNFLGNYQISSVVKNDIDLQSYLSIIKTTAISCGLIFELPIIMYFLSKVGLVSAATMKSTRRYAYVIMLLVAAVVTPPDVVSQIIVTIPLMLLYELSIIIATRMEKRANKQ; this is translated from the coding sequence ATGGCAAAAAAAGAAAAGAAAAGTCCAAGCGAAATGTCTTTCATAGATCATTTGGAAGAGTTGCGCTGGTTATTAGTAAGAAGCACACTAGCTATAATAGTTTGTGGATCAATTGCTTTTGCTTTTAGTAGTTTTATTTTCGACGAAATTATATTTGCGCCTATAAATGGTGACTTTGTTACCTATCGTTTCTTTTGCGACTTAGCAAACACCTATGGTCTTGATAAAAGTTTTTGCATGGAAAAACTACCGTTCGAGATACAAAGTCGTACTATGGATGGGCAGTTTTCTACTGATATATGGACATCTATAGCAGCAGGTTTCATACTGGGTTTCCCTATCATATTATGGGAGTTTTGGAAATTTATACGTCCCGCATTATATGACACTGAGCGAAAATATGCTGTAGCATTTCTTTTCTCTACTTCAGTACTTTTCTTTTCAGGGATACTGTTTGGTTACTACATTATTACACCACTATCGCTTAACTTTTTAGGAAATTATCAAATAAGTAGCGTGGTTAAAAATGATATTGACCTACAATCTTATCTTAGTATTATAAAAACTACAGCTATATCATGTGGCTTGATTTTTGAGCTGCCTATAATAATGTATTTCCTGTCTAAAGTAGGACTGGTTAGTGCCGCTACAATGAAAAGCACAAGACGATATGCTTATGTTATTATGCTTTTGGTCGCTGCCGTAGTAACACCACCTGATGTAGTAAGCCAAATAATTGTTACTATACCCTTAATGCTACTATATGAACTAAGCATCATTATAGCAACAAGAATGGAAAAAAGAGCTAATAAACAATAA
- a CDS encoding CDP-alcohol phosphatidyltransferase family protein, whose product MSVLKQVPNFITLLNLTAGLIALVYAFDTNLQMAFIWVCIGIFLDFWDGFFARILKAQSAIGLQLDSLADMVTSGVVPGVVMYKLLENIQELHEDYNLSADNYYLGMLPYVGFIITLASCYRLAKFNVDTRQTESFIGLPTPANALFILSLPVILNHSDGSGFVFETLSNPYVLIGISLLSAFMLNAEIPLFSLKIKHFNWATNKIQIIFLVFSVLLLFFFQYLGIPLIILSYVIFSFINNKFIKKPAQ is encoded by the coding sequence ATGTCTGTTCTCAAACAAGTACCTAATTTTATTACGTTACTAAACCTTACTGCCGGACTTATAGCCCTTGTGTATGCTTTTGACACCAACTTACAAATGGCATTTATATGGGTATGTATAGGTATATTTTTAGATTTTTGGGATGGTTTTTTTGCCCGCATCCTAAAAGCACAAAGTGCCATTGGGTTGCAGCTTGATTCACTTGCCGACATGGTAACAAGTGGAGTAGTGCCTGGTGTGGTTATGTATAAACTGCTAGAAAACATACAAGAACTGCATGAAGATTACAATTTAAGTGCCGACAATTATTATCTAGGCATGTTGCCTTATGTAGGTTTTATAATTACACTTGCATCATGTTATAGATTAGCAAAGTTTAATGTTGATACACGACAAACAGAATCTTTTATAGGGTTGCCTACTCCTGCAAATGCATTATTTATATTGAGTTTGCCAGTAATATTAAACCATTCTGACGGCTCAGGGTTTGTGTTCGAAACGCTTAGTAACCCTTATGTGCTTATAGGAATTAGTTTGCTTAGTGCTTTTATGCTGAATGCAGAGATACCGCTCTTTTCATTAAAAATAAAACACTTTAACTGGGCTACCAATAAAATACAAATCATATTCCTTGTGTTTTCAGTATTGTTACTGTTCTTCTTTCAATATTTAGGGATACCGCTTATTATACTTTCGTATGTGATTTTTTCTTTTATTAATAATAAATTCATAAAGAAACCTGCTCAGTAA
- a CDS encoding glycoside hydrolase family 25 protein — MKRSAPPKKIVPPKKAQVKRKPVKKKKPSSVWVKVKWWSIILLVTTILIAGYQYRNGLLYYLGFKTDRHIKTLTKEERKLADLRIYEIVGRHKDKIFGIDVSEYQGMIDWNELQKAEEEFPLHFIFIRATAGKDKTDNKFKKNWRHSKENGYLRGAYHYYRPDENSILQADNFIKTVKLAKGDLPPVLDIERMPKAQSMESLKLGLQRWLDRVEQHYGVKPIIYSGESFYTDFLKKEFTDYSLWIANYSFFKEEIRKEWLFWQFTDKAQIKGIEGNVDVNIYNGNLEELIELVISEK; from the coding sequence ATGAAGCGTTCTGCGCCGCCAAAAAAAATAGTTCCGCCAAAAAAAGCTCAAGTAAAAAGAAAGCCTGTAAAGAAAAAGAAACCTTCTTCTGTTTGGGTAAAGGTTAAATGGTGGTCGATTATTTTATTAGTTACAACAATATTGATTGCAGGATATCAATATCGTAATGGTTTATTGTACTATCTCGGTTTTAAAACGGATAGACACATAAAAACACTAACTAAAGAAGAGCGTAAACTTGCTGATCTTCGTATTTATGAAATTGTAGGACGTCATAAAGATAAAATATTCGGTATCGATGTTTCGGAGTACCAAGGTATGATAGACTGGAATGAGCTACAAAAAGCCGAAGAGGAATTTCCTTTACATTTCATATTTATACGTGCTACGGCGGGTAAAGACAAAACAGACAATAAGTTCAAAAAGAACTGGAGGCATAGTAAAGAAAACGGCTACTTGCGCGGAGCATATCACTACTACCGTCCTGACGAAAACTCCATTCTACAAGCAGATAATTTTATTAAGACTGTAAAGCTTGCCAAAGGCGATTTGCCACCAGTACTGGATATTGAGAGAATGCCTAAAGCTCAAAGTATGGAAAGCCTTAAATTAGGTTTACAACGATGGCTAGATAGGGTAGAGCAGCACTATGGTGTTAAACCTATTATATATAGTGGAGAGAGTTTTTATACTGATTTCCTGAAAAAAGAATTTACTGACTATAGTTTATGGATAGCCAACTATAGTTTTTTTAAAGAAGAGATAAGGAAAGAATGGTTGTTTTGGCAATTTACCGATAAAGCCCAAATAAAAGGTATTGAAGGTAATGTTGATGTAAATATTTATAATGGTAATTTAGAGGAGCTAATAGAGTTGGTTATTTCTGAAAAATAA
- a CDS encoding 2-dehydro-3-deoxyphosphooctonate aldolase: MGYRILFLFFTFVFFSCASTTSSSSKVVDDDYGYSENNPIKVGGPSNGPANERKYLYSLTGLNGEQVTFVRKGSCCHFESKNAFGLGLLDVYEVQIKGDTVKKTLYLNMYDKDKLYAPKGFLMKK; encoded by the coding sequence ATGGGTTACAGGATTTTATTTTTATTTTTTACTTTCGTTTTTTTTAGTTGTGCTTCTACAACTTCTTCAAGCTCAAAAGTTGTAGATGATGATTATGGATATTCCGAAAATAATCCAATAAAAGTTGGCGGACCTTCAAACGGACCTGCTAATGAAAGAAAGTATTTATATAGCCTTACAGGATTAAATGGTGAGCAGGTTACTTTTGTTAGGAAAGGTAGTTGTTGTCATTTTGAGAGCAAAAATGCTTTTGGATTAGGGCTGCTTGATGTTTATGAAGTTCAAATTAAGGGTGATACGGTAAAGAAAACACTTTATTTAAATATGTACGATAAAGATAAACTTTATGCTCCAAAAGGATTTTTGATGAAAAAGTAA
- the lptB gene encoding LPS export ABC transporter ATP-binding protein has product MILRADNLVKTYKGRSVVKGISVQVEQGEIVGLLGPNGAGKTTSFYMIVGLVKPNSGNIYLDDMEITNFPMYKRAQNGIGYLAQEASVFRKLSIEDNIMSVLQLTKLSKKEQEAKMESLIDEFSLEHIRTNRGDLLSGGERRRTEIARALATDPKFILLDEPFAGVDPVAVEDIQRIVAQLKNKNIGILITDHNVQETLAITDKTYLMFEGGILKAGKPEELVEDEMVRKVYLGQNFELRKKKLDFQKNVEEAEVKNEI; this is encoded by the coding sequence ATGATTTTAAGAGCAGATAATTTAGTAAAGACATATAAAGGTCGTAGTGTTGTAAAAGGCATTTCGGTACAGGTAGAACAAGGAGAGATTGTAGGTTTACTAGGTCCTAATGGGGCTGGTAAAACTACTTCTTTTTACATGATAGTAGGGCTGGTAAAACCTAATAGTGGTAATATTTACCTTGATGATATGGAGATTACTAATTTCCCGATGTACAAACGTGCCCAAAACGGTATTGGCTACCTAGCACAAGAAGCTTCTGTTTTTAGAAAGTTAAGTATTGAAGATAATATAATGAGCGTATTACAGCTTACCAAACTATCTAAGAAAGAACAAGAAGCCAAAATGGAATCACTTATTGATGAGTTTTCGCTAGAACACATACGCACTAATCGTGGTGACCTACTATCGGGAGGTGAGCGTAGAAGAACCGAGATAGCACGCGCACTTGCCACAGACCCAAAATTTATTCTGCTTGATGAACCTTTTGCAGGGGTTGACCCCGTAGCTGTAGAGGATATTCAGCGTATTGTGGCACAACTTAAAAACAAAAACATTGGTATTCTTATTACCGACCACAATGTACAAGAAACACTAGCCATTACAGATAAAACCTACCTAATGTTTGAGGGCGGTATCCTTAAAGCAGGTAAGCCTGAAGAACTGGTAGAAGATGAAATGGTGCGAAAAGTATATTTAGGACAAAACTTTGAACTGCGTAAAAAGAAACTAGATTTCCAAAAAAATGTTGAGGAAGCTGAAGTGAAAAATGAAATATAG